A stretch of DNA from Natronorubrum halophilum:
GACAGTGTGCCAGCGTACTATAGCCATGACCGAGAAACCGGCCAGTATACTGTTTACGAGGCTGGAGAAAACCAGGTCTACGACTCGAGAGACGACTTTGAGGAGGAGTGGACGCCGATCAAACGGCCGTTCCGTCCCACTGTCGACCTGCCAGATCCGGATTGTTCGCGTGATAGCTATCTAATCCTGATCCATCCCACAGATGGGGTTCCTGTACTCTTCCAACAAGGCGAGACACATGAGTTGCCTGAATCATTGGACGCTGGAGAGTTATGGACGGATACTTCTTCAGATAAACTTCCCCAAGCATCGGGATCGTTCCCATCAGTAGGAGCGGATTCGTCGGTAGAGGAGTCAGTGGAGATTGACCCAGATAGTGATGGTATCGAAGCGTTTGCAGCGATGTACATCAGGGAGGCTGAGGAAGCACAGGTACCGAAGGCAACACTGTTTCAGGCATACTCGAGTTGGACCGACAAGCACGATATTGATGGGACAAACGCGAGCTGGTTCGGTCGGAAGCTTTCGAACGTCGTCGACTATGAGGATAATCGGGCCAGAGACGGCGACGATCTGGTGACTGTCTACACCGGTATCAATCTGACCAGTGATGGATCAGAATTCCTTGAGTGAGATTTACTGTCAGAAAGATGGATTTAATTCAGACACTTGAGCCGGTGAAAATCTCGCCTCCACAGCCCAAATTCCGAAATACAATTGTCAACCGGTATATCTGCCATTATCGGCCGTATAGTCGAATTTGTTCAGGGCAAATTCTCCGTTCAGGTCAAGGAATTGGAAAATGTTCAGGGCAAAACCGCAGTACGGAGGCGATGTTCAGGGTAAATTCACCAGCAAAACCAACTAGTATACAACGGGTTGCATCCGTTGGACAGGGTCACGAACAGTCTACCAGCCTATGGCACGTTTATCAGCATACTGATGAGTGGTATGCGACCAAATGGACGCGCAGTAGGAGGCGGATCAGTGGTGTCTGAAAGCACGATCTCGGTGCTCCCCGAGCAATTACGTGAGCGTGACCAGTGGGTCTGCTGGCGAGAAGAGTCTCGAGATGGGAAACCAACGAAGATCCCGGTGACACCGGGAAGTGGTGAATTTGCGTCTTCGACGGATCCGGATACATGGGCGTCGATCGAGACGGCGCTCGAGTACGCCGATTCGGGAGATGCGGATGGCGTCGGGTTCGTGTTTACTGACGATGATCCCATCGTTGGTGTAGATCTCGATGACTGCCGAAATCCAGAGACTAGGGACGCCGAAGATGCAGCACAGGACATTATTGAGCGCCTCGATTCCTATACGGAGATTTCGCCCTCGGGAACTGGGTTTCATGTGCTCATCGAGGGTGAACTCCCGGACGGACGGAATCGACGTGGAAGTATCGAACTGTATGATACTGCCCGGTTTTTCACCGTGACTGGTGACAGCCTCGAGGAGATGCCCGGTCACGTTGCTCGTCGACAGGATGCACTCGAGGCGATTCATCGTGAATATGTCCAAGATAGTGAGAGCGATGGAACGTCCGAGTCAGGGTACCGTGGCGTGACTGACGATCAGGCTTCGACGGACACAGCAGGTGATGTTGACCTCGAGGACAAAGAATTGCTCGAGAAAGCCCAGAATGCGTCGAACGGTGAGAAGTTTGAGCGGCTCTGGAACGGGAACATGGCTGGGTACGAGAGCCAGTCGGAAGCCGATATGGCGCTGTGCTGTCTGCTGGCGTTCTGGACTGGCGGCGACCACACTCGAGTAGACCGACTCTTCCGCCAATCAGGGCTTCTCCGCGACAAATGGGACGAAGTCCACTACGCCGATGGGTCGACGTACGGCGAGAAAACCATCGAACGAGCGATTGCGAACACCTCCGAGTTTTACGATCCGGACGCTCGAGAGGACTCGAGTGAAGCGAGTTCCAGACAGAGCGAGTCGTCGACCGCTGGCAGTCATGACGAACCAACGCAAAATTATGCGTATTTGGTCGAGAAAAACCGACTGTTGACTGACCTCGTCGACGATCTCGAGGCAACACTCGAGGAGAAAGACGAACGTATCGCCGAACTCGAGGCGACTAACGAAGCGCTTCGGGAGGCTCTCAGTGACTGTCAAGAGACACTCGAGTGTCGTGATCAGTCTTCGAGCCCCGAGATGGATGAGCCAAGTGCCGATGACGGCAACTCGATCTGGGGCCGTGCACGGCGGTTCGTCGGAGACGACAATTGAGGCTTGTTCTAACGCTCTCCATTGAGTTTATCGACTCCTCATCCCTCGAGGAGTTCAATGATGACAATAACCAACTAGGTCCGACAATGTATTGCGTGACCTATATCAGCAATCGGCTGCTCGAGATGTGGATCATTTGTAACTGATTCCAGTACTCTCATTGTGATTAGTGGGCAGAAAAATACTGTATTCGAAGATGGAAACGAGAGGTACTACAGGTTTTCGCTGTTGATGGCAATCTGCCAGCGCGCATCCATTGCGCTAGCAACCGTGAAGATCAAGAAACAGGACTCTGCCACCAATAGCTTCTAAGTAATCCTATTTCCAGATATTCTCCACCGAACCTGCATCAAAAAATGAGATAACATGGTCCACCCATCCGCTGATCACTGACCAAGATTCTGACTTTGAAGGGCTTCGTCCGACTGACGAAGCGTCGCATATCCCAGATAAGATACTCAGCGAAATTTGTTCAGTAGGTGTGTATCGGTCAAATTCGAGTTTGAGCATACACAAAGATTTTAGTCATCCCCATTTAAGAGAAACCATGACCAACCCATCGCTCCGTGACAGAATTCTGGTCGGTGGAGGTATAATGACCGTTTCAGTCGGGACGTACCTCCCGTGGTTGAAAACTAACCCGAATCTTCCCCCAGACGCTGAGATACCGACAGTCCTCCTCCCCGGAATGAACACAGGATTTGAGGCATTCGACTTTGCCTTACTCGGCTTAGTCGGGCTTGTCCTCCTCAGTAGAGTCAGTTCACGGAAACGGTTACAGTCCATAGTCACGCTTCTAACGGGTGTAGGAACTGTGTTGTTTTGTGTGTTTTATCTATCTGGCTCGTCGCTTACCGGATTTAACACCACATTCGTTCCGGGACTTGGCTGGTATCTTACAGTCTTCGGCGGAGTATTGTTATTTGTCGCCGGAGGACGCCAATTACCGTCGGTAATTCAAAGTTCTACAATCATATCCTCACTAAATGATTAACCTTTGGATTGTTCAGTAGAGGCTCTGTGCTTATCGGATGTCCTTCACTCAGAGTTCCGTCAAGATGCATACTATTTTATAAGACGTTTCTCGTGCTATCGAATAGTATCAATATATCAACCTACTGAACCACCATTCGACCAGACAGGTACTTCACGTTCACCATCAATGGCGAGACTTACAACGGGAGTATCTACTTTCTCACCCAAGTACGCAGGGAAGTTCGATTTCGTAGAAGTACTACGAAGTGCGTTCTTCTGGGACTAGACCTACGACGACACCCGTTAGGCTGTTCGCTTCGAGAGACACAAGCGACTCTTGATTCACTCGGTATTAACCGCCCTCACCAAGCAATCTGGCACTGGGTACATTAGCTGGTTGACAGCGTTCCAGACCCGCCGACGGCGCTTGTTGATACAGAATCTTAAGCTGTTCTCGACGTTTACTGTACGACCGAGAAAACGCATCATACACAACCCAGCTGGCAGGTCGCTTGCCGCAACACAGACAACCTGCACAGCCTCGTAGCCGACAAAGGCTATGATTGGGTGCGATTATGCGAGAAATTACGGAAAGAGGATATAAAACCGCTAATTAAGCTCACACCTTCCGGCCTATTGACCACGCGCATAACGTGCGGGTCGATGGCCCTATCTACCGTCAAAGGTCGATATGTGAGACAGTCTTCTCGTCGGTTAAACGCACTCTCGGCGATGCCGTGCATGCGCGAAGCTGGTACCGAAATTTCGTGAACTCGTCTTGAAACGTGTCGTTCACAATATCAAGCGTGCCGCAACATAGACAAATCAACCGCCGTATGGTGATTCACCAAAGCCAACTATTTAGGGCAAATCCGATAATGTGAAAATATTTTCAATAGAAAGTTATAATACCTAGCAGTATAAATTAGATATGAAGACATTATGGTTGACAATGATGAACTAGAAAAGATGGGGCGTCGCCGTTACATGAACACTCTGGCAGGGCTTGGAGTTTCTGGGGCTGCAATTCCAGCGCTCAGTCAAGGAGTTTTGGCTAACGTCACCAAAAACCCAAAAGAAGATGTGCCATATATTTCACACTACGAAGCAAAGAGTATAGATGATAGTTCCAAAATACCAAGTGGAAAAAAAGCAGTTTTTAACACGATCTCTCGCCAAGAATGGACACAAGTGGAGGCAGCATGTAAAGTGGCTGAGAAACTTCAAACGAAGCTTAATAAAAATCATCAAGGAGGAATGATACGGCCAGCAATCACAACGATCGACAACCAGAAAGAGGTTGAACTCGTTCATACAACGATTGTCCGAACGAATCCTGACGGAGAAGAAATAAATATTAAGCCAAATATTAGTTTAAAGGAACTCGAGTCTCAATTTTCTGGAAAATCATCTGCGACTGTTGGCAAGAACCTAGATATTTCCACAGAGACCATTACAATGCCGGTACATGTGACAGAAGAGGTAAGACATGAAACAGCATACTACGACGATCAGTACCGGCCGCTCGTTGGGGGGTGTCAATTTGAGGTTAAAGGTTACCCAGGATCAGCACCAGCCTGCTCATTAGCTACTCCTGCTTATAGTACCCGACATGACGAATATGTGATGATTACAGCAGGCCATTGCTTTGCTGAAACGGGCGGTAGTGATGATGCCATGCAACCAGCAGATAATTGGAATGATAAACATCAAATTGGTTATGGTGACGATATTGAATTTGAATCAAGCGATGGCGATGTCCAGTTAGATGGTGCAACTATTCGGTTGGACAATAAAGATGTGTCATATGAATTAGCAGGAGGGGGAAATAAAGTTATTGGTGGCATTACGACATGGGACCATGTACGTTATAACTTAGAAGGGGATAGTTCTGCTACCGTCAATCTCCAAGGTCGAACATCAGGTCGAACTAATGGATATGTGGATAAAATCTATCCATCAAATTATGCGTTTCGCAACACCGCCAACTGTGATACAGGTGACTCAGGTGGCACGCAGTATGAAGAGCCCTACGATGACGGTATAGTATCCATTGTTGGTGTACAATCGTGGGGCAATGACATATACAGCGGTGGATTCCGATACAGTGGTGGAAATTCGATAGAACATCTGCAAGATGAACTTGGATTTGAAGTGATCAAAGGCTCGTCATGAAATAACTAAATTTTGCGCATGAATAGTGAAGTTACAAGAACTTGGCCGTGGTGAAACATAGAACAATCTCACGGCATCGATCCGTGTGTTATGCGCATGATCGATGGGACAGAACTTATGATGGTTGATTAGCGATCTCACGTGTTCTTCCCTTAACTTATCGCGTAATCGCTGCCAATCATAGCCTTTGTCAGTAGCTCGGCAGTGCAACTTGACTGCGTTGCGGCGGGCAAGTTGCACAGTCGAGTCGGGTGTCGTGATATTTCTCGGTCGTATAGTGAACGTCAAGGACAGCTTGTGACTCTGTATCGATAAGCAGTTATTTTGAGCATCTGCACGGTAATTCGTCCGTTGGCAGTAGTGTTTGCTGGTGTTTTCGCGGTCGAAAAACGTCATGTCTATCGCTGCATGGCCAGACGGCTCGTGCTGCTGCGCCTATCGACGCAGCAGCACTCACCAGACCGCGATCTTGATCCTGTCAAACGCCTTCACTAGCGTCAGGTGGTCAGTGAAATCGGCCTTCTCAAGACCGATCTCCGCCAGTATTTGTGGCATCTTGCTCAGGTGATCAAGCGCTTCGCAGTGGGATTTCTCCAAGTAAATCCGCAAGCAATGCAGCGAAACGACGGCGTAGTCGGCGAATCCGCTGCCACCCTGCGGGGCGGCGGATTCGCCTTGGCCACCAACACAATTTTAGCCAATGTCACCACTTTCCCAGTGAAGCAGGAGATCTTTAACACAGAAAAATAGGAGCCTCCCGCTTCAACTTCCTAGTTCTAACGGTCAAAGTCTACGTACTCATGCAATTTACCAGAGACAAAAGCTTAAATAGCTTGTCGTATTATATTCTTATGATGCTTTATTTAATCTCAATGGGGCTAAAGAGTTATAAGACATATGCTCAAGCGCTTATATTCATATTACTAATCATTATTTCGGGTTGTAGTTCCTGAGGTAGACCAATCATGAGTGATTCAAACACTACATCGACAGATACCGAATTGGATAACTGGATAGTCGTTGTCCCTATTGAAGAAAGAAGTATAACAAAGGACATATCTATCGTTGATGCCGCTTCTGATCCTTTTAATGAGTTGACCGGACTTCAACAGGCACTCGCTGAAGCAAATGAGACAGCGAACAAGTCTTCTATAAAAATTGATGAGCGGGAGAGTAGACG
This window harbors:
- a CDS encoding phage NrS-1 polymerase family protein; the encoded protein is MRPNGRAVGGGSVVSESTISVLPEQLRERDQWVCWREESRDGKPTKIPVTPGSGEFASSTDPDTWASIETALEYADSGDADGVGFVFTDDDPIVGVDLDDCRNPETRDAEDAAQDIIERLDSYTEISPSGTGFHVLIEGELPDGRNRRGSIELYDTARFFTVTGDSLEEMPGHVARRQDALEAIHREYVQDSESDGTSESGYRGVTDDQASTDTAGDVDLEDKELLEKAQNASNGEKFERLWNGNMAGYESQSEADMALCCLLAFWTGGDHTRVDRLFRQSGLLRDKWDEVHYADGSTYGEKTIERAIANTSEFYDPDAREDSSEASSRQSESSTAGSHDEPTQNYAYLVEKNRLLTDLVDDLEATLEEKDERIAELEATNEALREALSDCQETLECRDQSSSPEMDEPSADDGNSIWGRARRFVGDDN
- a CDS encoding chymotrypsin family serine protease, with the translated sequence MVDNDELEKMGRRRYMNTLAGLGVSGAAIPALSQGVLANVTKNPKEDVPYISHYEAKSIDDSSKIPSGKKAVFNTISRQEWTQVEAACKVAEKLQTKLNKNHQGGMIRPAITTIDNQKEVELVHTTIVRTNPDGEEINIKPNISLKELESQFSGKSSATVGKNLDISTETITMPVHVTEEVRHETAYYDDQYRPLVGGCQFEVKGYPGSAPACSLATPAYSTRHDEYVMITAGHCFAETGGSDDAMQPADNWNDKHQIGYGDDIEFESSDGDVQLDGATIRLDNKDVSYELAGGGNKVIGGITTWDHVRYNLEGDSSATVNLQGRTSGRTNGYVDKIYPSNYAFRNTANCDTGDSGGTQYEEPYDDGIVSIVGVQSWGNDIYSGGFRYSGGNSIEHLQDELGFEVIKGSS